The sequence below is a genomic window from Bradyrhizobium septentrionale.
CTGCTTCATCACCGGCACCAGCGTGTGACCGCCGGCGATCAGCTTGGCGTCCTCGTTCTTCACCAGCAGATTGGCGGCCTGCCGCACGGTGCCGGGACGATGATATTTGAATTCGTACATTGGAATGTCCTGATCGCTTGCCGCGACGAATTGCTGATTAGGCGAGGTCCGATTTGGCCATCGCCTTGGCGCCGGCGGCGATCGAAGCGACGATGTTCTGGTAGCCGGTGCAGCGGCACAGATTGCCTTCCAGCTCCTCGCGGATCACCTCGTCGGTGAGCTCGTGGCCCTTGCGATGGACCAGGTCGACCGCGGTCATGATCATGCCCGGCGTGCAGAAGCCGCACTGCAGGCCGTGATGCTCGCGAAAGGCCTCCTGCATCGGATGCAGCGGCGCACCGTCGGCCGCCAGCCCCTCGATGGTCTTGACCTCATGACCGTCGGCCATCACCGCAAGCGTCGTGCAGGACTTCACCGCCTTGCCGTCCAGATGCACGACACAGGCGCCGCACTGCGAGGTGTCGCAGCCGACATGCGTGCCGGTCAGCCGCAGATTTTCGCGGAGAAACTGGACCAGAAGGGTACGGGGGTCGACATTCGCGTTCACGGGGTTGCCGTTCACGATCATTGAAATCTTGGCCATCAGCACTCTCTTATCTGCGCCACCGCATATCGGCGAAGCAGGCGGTTTAAAATCATTCCAGACGGCATAATATGGGTGCGCCCCGCGATGGGCAACCTTTCGAGCCACCCATCCAGAGCATGGCGGGGCCTGGACGATCCGGCCCGTGAGCAGAGCTAACCCTGCACCGCCTTGGCGAAATTTGCAAAAAATTCATCGGCCAGCTTCTTGGCGGCGCCGTTGATCAGGCGCTGGCCGAGCTGGGCGAGCTTGCCGCCGATCTGCGCTTCCACGTTGTAGCTCAGCAGCGTGCCGCCATCCTTGTCGGCAAGGCCGACGGTGGCGCCGCCCTTGGCGAAGCCGGCGACCCCGCCCTCGCCTTCGCCCGAAATCTTGTAGCCGTTCGGCGGGTCGAGATCGCTCAATGTGACCTTGCCCTTGAAGCGGGCGGAGACCGGGCCGACCTTCATCTTGGCGGTGGCGCGGAAGCCGCCCTCGTCGGTCTTCTCCAGCTCTTCGCAGCCGGGAATGCAGGCCTTCAGCACCTCGGGATCGTTGAGCTTGTCCCACACAGCCTGGCGCGGCGCCGCAAGCTGGACTTCGCTGGTCATTGTCATGGCCATGGGGGACCTCCTCGATCGTGAGAAACCTTTTCCCCCAAGTAAAGCAGCCGGGGCGCAAAGGAAAGGGCACCTTGGGAGGATGAGCGATGCATATTCGCAACTGCAGCAAGACGCGTCCGCCGTTCACAAAATCGCGCGATCGGCGCTGTCGAAAATGGCGGCAGCGGCGGGGCATTGGCAGGAGCGCGCGACAGTGGTTAGGTCGCGCGCCATGAGCACAGCCCTCTCCCCCCTGCTTGCGCCGATGCTGTCGAGCGCCGCGATGCGCGCGGTGTGCGACGATGCCGCCACCCTGCAGAACATGCTGGATTTCGAGGCCGCGCTGGCCCGCGCCGAGGTGGCCTGCGGGGTGATTCCTGCCGCTGCCGCCGGCCCGATCGCCGCCGCCTGCAAGGCCGAATCATTCGACCTGGCCGCGCTGGCGGACGCCGCGACGCGGTCGGGCAATCTGGCGATCCCGCTCGTGAAGGCCCTGACCGCCAACGTCGCCAAGGCGGATGCCGAGGCTTCGCGCTATGTGCATTGGGGCGCGACCAGCCAGGACGTCATCGACACCGCGACGATGCTGAGCTTGCGTGCCGGGATCGATGCGCTGCTCGCCGACCTCAACCGCGCCGTTGCCGGGTTTGCCACCCTGGCGCGCGCCCATCGCAATACTGCGGTGGTGGCACGGACCTGGTTGCAGCACGCGCTGCCGATGCCGTTCGGACTAAAACTCGCCGAATATGCCGCGGCCCTGCATCGCTCCCGCAAGCGGCTGCAACGGCTGCGCCGCGAGACGCTGGCGCTGCAATTCGGCGGCGCCGCCGGCACGCTCGCCGCACTCGGCAACAGGGGCCTCGCAGTCGCCACGCAGCTTGCCAAGGAGTTGGACCTGCCGTTGCCGGATGCGCCCTGGCATACCCATCGCGACCGCATCGCGGAGGCTGCGTCGGTGTTTGCCATCCTCGCCGGCAGCTGCGGCAAGATCGCACGCGACGTCTCGCTGATGATGCAAACCGATGTCGGCGAGGCGTTCGAGCCGGCCGGCGCCGGCCGCGGCGGCTCTTCCACCATGCCGCACAAGCGCAATCCGGTCGCCGCCGCCAGTGCGCTGGGCGCCGCGACCATGGCGCCGAACCTCGCCGCCACGATCTTTGCCGCGCAGGTACAGGATCACGAGCGCAGCGCCGGCCCGTGGCATGCGGAATGGCCGACATTGCCTAGCCTGATGCTGGTGACGTCAGGCGCGCTCGCCGCGATAGTCGATCTCGCCGAGGGGCTCGAGGTCGATGCGGCGCGGATGCGCTCCAATCTGGAGACGACCGGCGGGCTGATTATGGCGGAGGCGGTCGCGATGGCGCTGGCCGAGACGATCGGCAAGAGCGACGCCCATCATCTGATCGAGGCCGCCAGCAAGAAAGCGGTCGCCGAGAACAAGCATCTGCGCGACGTGCTGTCATCAGATGCAAAGATCACCGCGCATCTCGACGCCAGGCGAATCGCAGAACTGTTCGAGCCGAGGGCCTATCAGGGCGCCTCACAAGCGCTGATCGACCGATTGCTTGCGACGCTGGACGAAAATTAGCACGGATGTCATTGCCGGGCTTGACCCGGCAATCCATCATCGCAGATGGATGCGCGGATCAAGTCCGCGCATGACGAGGGGAAAAATCGATGCCTATGATCAACGCCGACGGGTGCCTGCTCAACGTCCAGGTAGACGGCCGCGACGGCGGACCGACCCTGATGCTGTCGAACTCGCTTGGCTGCACGCTGCAGATGTGGGAGCCGCAGATGCCGGCGCTGACGCAGATGTTCCGCGTCATCCGCTACGACCGCAGGGGTCACGG
It includes:
- a CDS encoding (2Fe-2S)-binding protein; this encodes MAKISMIVNGNPVNANVDPRTLLVQFLRENLRLTGTHVGCDTSQCGACVVHLDGKAVKSCTTLAVMADGHEVKTIEGLAADGAPLHPMQEAFREHHGLQCGFCTPGMIMTAVDLVHRKGHELTDEVIREELEGNLCRCTGYQNIVASIAAGAKAMAKSDLA
- a CDS encoding SRPBCC family protein; the protein is MAMTMTSEVQLAAPRQAVWDKLNDPEVLKACIPGCEELEKTDEGGFRATAKMKVGPVSARFKGKVTLSDLDPPNGYKISGEGEGGVAGFAKGGATVGLADKDGGTLLSYNVEAQIGGKLAQLGQRLINGAAKKLADEFFANFAKAVQG
- a CDS encoding 3-carboxy-cis,cis-muconate cycloisomerase, which translates into the protein MSTALSPLLAPMLSSAAMRAVCDDAATLQNMLDFEAALARAEVACGVIPAAAAGPIAAACKAESFDLAALADAATRSGNLAIPLVKALTANVAKADAEASRYVHWGATSQDVIDTATMLSLRAGIDALLADLNRAVAGFATLARAHRNTAVVARTWLQHALPMPFGLKLAEYAAALHRSRKRLQRLRRETLALQFGGAAGTLAALGNRGLAVATQLAKELDLPLPDAPWHTHRDRIAEAASVFAILAGSCGKIARDVSLMMQTDVGEAFEPAGAGRGGSSTMPHKRNPVAAASALGAATMAPNLAATIFAAQVQDHERSAGPWHAEWPTLPSLMLVTSGALAAIVDLAEGLEVDAARMRSNLETTGGLIMAEAVAMALAETIGKSDAHHLIEAASKKAVAENKHLRDVLSSDAKITAHLDARRIAELFEPRAYQGASQALIDRLLATLDEN